GATATTTGCTCCGAGTTAAAGTTTCAGAAAGATCTTGTTTCAAGTTTCATAGAGGATCACCAAAATCTGGACCGCTTATATATATAGGCCAGTAGCAAGAATATCAGTACCGTACATTGTAATAACTAATAAGTTGAGATGCATTAGTTTTCACATAGATATTGATAACGAAAATAGTTTGCTTTCCTGTATGTTTTACAATAGAAACCAGATATATAAGCAATTTGATGCACAAATCTATACTATAGACCGTAGATCCTAATCTTACCTCCTCTTAATCTATCACTAAGATGAATGTCAATGAAATAACAGCTTGTAAGGTCAGATTCATCTTTATTTATCTGACTTAACCATAGAATGTTCAACTCACATATTCAGCTCCATGAACACAGAAGCTTCAAGAAACTAATATTATACACTAGGAAAGAGGAGATGATTGTAAGAAATGCAATATTCAAATCATTGAaataaaagtacaaaaatagattcaatgTTCTCGCACTTTCTGCAACTTTTCTCTCGATTGTTTTCTCAAAGACTATGTTTTCTCAATGACTGTATTTGGATTTCTACTATTTCATGATAGCTGTGTCTACTGCTTATGATTTTCAATCTTAATGCATATATTAAACCTTCATTTGTTAATATGTTGCATATGTGCATGCATaggaagcaaaaaaaaaaaaaaacaaagcacaAAAATGATATGGGCATTTGAATATCCACTTTGTGTCCAAGGCAAAATTAAATAACCATAATCATATAGCTCATGggtcaaaagtcaaaacaaagaagaaaatttaCTATATATTCCTGCAATTGGAAGAAGGCTTTCCTTCTGGAAAAATATCTTACAATGAAATTTCGCTATAACACCAATTTCTTCAATCATTCCGGTACTTAAATCAAACCAAGCTAGTTCATTgtctttttttataatcaatatATTGCCCTTCTTCCCTGCTCCAATTGGATACTCAAGGCAAGGTAAGGGACCAACAATAAAGACTTTAGTCCATGATTCTTTTACACCAAGTTCACCCAAAATTGAAATGTGAAATGTAGTTGTCTCTTTATAGTTTGCTATAAAAGCAACGGATCCATTTAATACCACCAGTTGTCTCTTTATAGTTTGCTATAAAAGCAATGGATCCATTTAATACCACCAATTGTCTCTTCTTgttataattaaaatcaaaatcaaaagtatCTCCTTCAAAAGAAGGTATGGGTGTTGTAATAAAAGATTCATTGCTGAAGTCAAATGAAACCAAATATGTATGTGTTACTTCTATATCCCACCAATGAGACATTCCATCCATGTACACTTCTTCACCGCATTTGTCTGAATGATGCATACCGCAATCAATTTTCCTCCAAGAGTTGTTGTTTAGGCTATAAATCTCCGAGAAGGAAGAAAACTGTAGACCAAAACGACGGTTAGTTTGTGAAGAACAATGTGTACACCGAATCATCTTATAGTCATCTTTCACACGATCATAACAACTTGATAATAATGGGCCCACCAATCATTCGAAGAATGATTAGGTTTAACCAAAGGAATAAACTTGAAGTCCTCGGTAGTCGGGTTCCACAATATAAATCTTGTATCTCTATCTTCAATGTTATGATATTTGAGACAAAGAGTGCCATTAAAACTAAGAGAAAGCACAATTTCGAAACCTATTTTATCCTCTTGATCATCTTCCATGTatactatttattattctcACATGTCTCACTGGCCAAtctaatttaactttattttcaaatctctCACCAGAAAAAGAGtacaaatcatattttaatttggtggaAAACATACGTCCACGATGACAAGTGATCGTCGGACCAATAGTTTGACTTTGATGTAGGAGGATAGATGTATCATCATAAAAAGAATGACCTTTGGTTAAGAAATAGTTGCGGTACATAGTCATAAAATCATGATTATCAAATAATAGAGACCATGATTTATGTACGCATTCAAATGGCTTCAAAGATTCAATAGGGAGTTTTGAGAGAATATAGAAGACAATATCATCGGGTATGTGATTGCTAACCTGAACATTTGAAGTctccatcaccaacaacaagTGAGGttcaaagaaaacagaaaaccCTAACCTTATAGCAAAGTAACAAGAACACGGATGGGTGGATGGAACGACCTTTTGGTTGGACTTTTGCGAAATCTTAGGCTCGATCCagcaagtctttttttttttttttttttttcattttcttgttaaaatcaaatttgtttgCACTTTggttttaattaatatatacacCGATGAATAATGCTAACAATCATTTTAACACCcattccttcaacaaaaaaaaaaaaaaaacataaaaaaacattcattttaacacttattatttcatttcaggTCCATTATTTCATTAGATGAAACATATACGGGTTTCATCATTTTATGTGATACCCATTCCTAAAGTGGTGTAATTTATGTGCTTCACTTAGATGAAACATATTTTTAGTGAATGATTCAAGTGTTTTTCCACAATGTCCATGACGTTAACATGTTATCTCTAACCGTGCTAAAAGGTTTTGTAAACTCATGATTACTTTATCAATCTAGTCTAACACAagtgttaaatatttttcttaaaaaaaatgttaaatgtttaactatttatttaattcaGTGTTCGACCTTTGACATTTGCATATTGAAAAACATATGTTGAAAGATTATACCCCTAAACAGATTTTAATTACCTCGACATATTAGTCTAGGTTGCGcgtggaaataaataattttgtttgaaactcataattattattttttgtaagaaaCTCATAATTACTTTGTTGAAACTTTTATTTTACTgtcatattaaataaattattattattttgaagttaAGGGCACCACATTATTTAGTGATATCTATGTGCACTACTTTGGGACTGTGTGTGCAATTGTGTGAAACGTTGTTTGCATTTGCAATGTTCCTTTGCCTAGTACATGAGAggaaaaacaaacacacaagTAAACTATAAACCAAACTTACGTATGAGCTCTTTAGAATGCTCTATTTGgcaataaatttgtttgtttgttatgtttcttttaaaacttattttagTACATGAAGTATATACAAGTACCTTGGTTACAAATCATTGTTAGTTTGCCATTAATAGCTCATCTCAACCAACCATACAAAATTAAGTGCACATGCAAAATTACTTTTGATAcacaaatagaaattttttactttgttaatGGTTTTAAAGTTTTGCAACTCcttatattatttataacttttttttttatgaagtaagttagtgactagagctcacacattataatgtggagaagtgggatgtttggggtttgaaccccggcccttatatataatatacaatatctctaccaactgagctaagctcacggtgAAAAAAGCAAAGTTTTCAACTAATAATCAACATGGACATGAAATTAAGTATTACAGCAATTGTTTTATCCTTTGCAACGCTTGGAATAGCTCAACCTAATATCTTTGATATAAAATCATTTGGAGGAGCCTCTAATGCAGATATAACAATGGtaagaattaatttttctaaaagttaATGATTTCTATAAGGGTGGCTCTTATGTTTGGATCCCCTGCAGCATTGCACTTGATGCGGCGGCTATCATACCATTTTACCtaagtttaaaaaaattgtgtcttAGGTCAAATGGCATAACCGCTGCATACAATTTATGCAGTAATGTAGGGATCCAAATATGTCACTCTTAAAATTGAGATTCATGTCATCAATAttattgtattgattttgtatttgaatGAATTGAGCTAATATGTTGTGTCAATTAGGCCTTTACAAATGCTTGGAAAGCAGCATGTGGATCAACAACTGCAAGCAAAGTTATTATTCCAAGAGGGATATACAAGATACATGCTGTAGATGTAAAAGGTCCTTGTAAGGCTCCCATTGAAGTTCAAGTTGATGGCACAATTCAAGCCTCACAAAACCCTGATGAGCTTAATGATGCTTCTTATCAATGGGTTAAATTTGGATATGTTGACTATTTTACCTTATCAGGTAAAGGTGTTTTTGATGGTAATGGTGAAACTGCTTGGACACAAAATGATTGTGGAAAAAACTCCACATGCAAGAGACGTTCCATggtaaatgaaaataatttatatattttcatttcaacgttacatatatatttttcgttTGTCTATAGGCAACAAACTCggtaaatttgaaatttataacACTCGCATATTATGTGTACCAATAACTTGCGTTGGACCTCGATTTTCAATGTTACATATAATTAGTAAATTTGATGTTCTATTTggcaaaataaaaagtattaatGTGGTCTTTCAGATTCTGAAGAAccaaattgataatttttattctttagaGATCAAATACTTCTTTGTGTGTTTTCTCAATAACTAATTTGGAAATTTACTCTATAATTGATTAATATACCAATCAAAATTAACTATGTGTGCTAATAAAATGAATTTCACTGTGAACAGAACTTTGGTTTTAATTTCCTAaagctttcaattgttcaagaCATAATTTCAAAAGACAGCAAAAACTTTCATGTCAATGTTTTGGGTTGCACCAACTTCACATTTGATGGTTTAACCATAACTGCTCCAGCTACAAGCAAAAACACTGATGGAATACACATTGGAAGATCAACTGATGATGTGAAAGTTCTCAACACAAACATTTCTACTGGAGATGATTGTATCTCATTGGGACAAGGAAGCAGACAAATAACAGTCCAAAATGTGAATTGTGGACCTGGTCATGGAATTAGTGTCGGAAGCTTAGGAAAGAATCCAAAAGAAGAAGCCACTGAACATGTTCTAGTCAAGAATTGCACCATCTCAAATACTGACAATGGTGTGAGGATCAAGACGTGGCCTAGTTCTCCGGG
Above is a genomic segment from Medicago truncatula cultivar Jemalong A17 chromosome 5, MtrunA17r5.0-ANR, whole genome shotgun sequence containing:
- the LOC11434881 gene encoding polygalacturonase, coding for MDMKLSITAIVLSFATLGIAQPNIFDIKSFGGASNADITMAFTNAWKAACGSTTASKVIIPRGIYKIHAVDVKGPCKAPIEVQVDGTIQASQNPDELNDASYQWVKFGYVDYFTLSGKGVFDGNGETAWTQNDCGKNSTCKRRSMNFGFNFLKLSIVQDIISKDSKNFHVNVLGCTNFTFDGLTITAPATSKNTDGIHIGRSTDDVKVLNTNISTGDDCISLGQGSRQITVQNVNCGPGHGISVGSLGKNPKEEATEHVLVKNCTISNTDNGVRIKTWPSSPGTSPITDMHFEDTIMVNVLNPVIIDQEYCPWNQCSKQVPSKIKISKVIFKNIRGTTTAAAV